In uncultured delta proteobacterium, the following proteins share a genomic window:
- the rlmN gene encoding Dual-specificity RNA methyltransferase RlmN, with the protein MIDILNMTHPELVSFIRDELGEPAFRADQVWQWLWQKGASSFSAMTNVSKTTRAVLAERCVIRVPEIVAEEKSADGTVKFLLRLADGECVETVLIPSESREGIPRMTQCISCQVGCAMACTFCATGQMGIIRNMTMGEILGQVLVARRYLGDTVENPRLRNIVFMGMGEPLLNFKEVMRSLEVMNHEMGFNFSPRRITVSTCGLQKGLLELGESGLAYLAVSLHAPTQELRAKIMPKAAHWPLEDLVATLAAYPLKTRERLTFEYLLLGGVNDQPEHARALAKLMGKVKAKLNLIVYNPVPGAPYAAPAQKDVDAFQDILHAKHITAIIRKSKGQDIKAACGQLRAAAQSKREERDE; encoded by the coding sequence GTGATTGATATCTTGAATATGACCCATCCCGAACTGGTTTCCTTTATCCGGGATGAGCTTGGCGAACCCGCCTTTCGCGCGGATCAGGTGTGGCAGTGGCTGTGGCAGAAAGGCGCGTCGTCGTTTTCCGCCATGACCAACGTTTCCAAGACGACACGGGCTGTTTTGGCCGAGCGGTGCGTTATCCGCGTTCCCGAAATAGTGGCGGAGGAAAAGAGCGCGGACGGCACGGTGAAGTTCCTGCTGCGCCTTGCGGACGGCGAATGCGTGGAGACCGTGCTTATCCCCAGTGAGTCGCGGGAGGGCATCCCCCGCATGACGCAATGCATCTCCTGCCAGGTGGGGTGCGCCATGGCCTGCACCTTCTGCGCCACGGGGCAGATGGGGATTATCCGCAACATGACCATGGGGGAGATTCTCGGCCAGGTGCTCGTCGCCCGGCGGTATCTTGGTGACACCGTGGAAAACCCTCGCCTGCGCAACATCGTGTTCATGGGCATGGGTGAGCCCTTGCTCAATTTCAAAGAAGTCATGCGCAGCCTGGAAGTCATGAACCACGAAATGGGGTTCAATTTTTCGCCGCGCCGCATCACCGTTTCCACCTGCGGGCTGCAAAAAGGGCTGCTGGAACTTGGGGAGAGCGGGCTGGCGTACCTTGCCGTGTCGCTGCACGCGCCGACCCAGGAACTGCGCGCGAAAATCATGCCCAAAGCCGCGCACTGGCCGCTGGAGGATCTGGTAGCCACCTTGGCGGCCTATCCCTTGAAGACGCGCGAGCGGCTGACGTTTGAGTATCTGCTGCTGGGCGGCGTGAACGACCAGCCGGAGCACGCCCGCGCCCTTGCCAAGCTTATGGGAAAAGTCAAAGCCAAATTGAACCTGATCGTGTATAATCCTGTTCCGGGCGCGCCGTATGCCGCGCCCGCCCAAAAGGACGTGGACGCGTTTCAGGATATCCTGCACGCCAAGCACATCACCGCGATTATCCGGAAAAGCAAGGGGCAGGACATCAAGGCGGCTTGCGGGCAGCTGCGGGCCGCGGCACAGTCAAAAAGGGAGGAGCGGGATGAGTGA
- the rd gene encoding Rubredoxin-2 — protein MSDPSMMWQCQMTNCGFIYDPDRGDRKGKVPKGVPFEDLPESWRCPVCGATKKSFVCLGDPEKK, from the coding sequence ATGAGTGACCCTTCGATGATGTGGCAATGCCAGATGACGAATTGCGGTTTTATTTACGACCCGGACAGGGGGGACAGGAAAGGAAAAGTCCCCAAGGGCGTGCCGTTTGAGGACCTTCCTGAGTCCTGGCGCTGCCCCGTGTGCGGGGCGACGAAAAAGTCCTTTGTCTGCCTGGGAGACCCGGAAAAGAAATAA